The proteins below come from a single Candidatus Omnitrophota bacterium genomic window:
- a CDS encoding cytidine/deoxycytidylate deaminase family protein: MEKRTRSLRPAAVRPTWDEYFLEIADLISRRSTCLRRRVGAVLVKDKRILATGYNGVPSKIRHCAEVGCIREKLNVPSGERHELCRGLHAEQNAFLQAALHGTSVKDASLYSTTQPCVICAKMIINAGIKEIVICGDYPDKMSKDLLREAKIKIRVVKQL; encoded by the coding sequence ATGGAGAAGAGAACGCGCAGCTTAAGACCGGCAGCCGTCAGGCCGACATGGGATGAATATTTTCTGGAGATCGCGGATCTTATATCGCGAAGGAGCACCTGTTTAAGGCGCCGGGTGGGCGCTGTTCTCGTAAAAGACAAGAGGATACTTGCGACAGGTTACAACGGAGTGCCGTCGAAGATACGCCACTGCGCCGAGGTCGGGTGCATACGCGAAAAATTGAACGTGCCTTCCGGCGAGCGTCATGAGCTCTGTCGAGGGCTGCATGCGGAGCAGAATGCGTTCCTGCAGGCCGCGCTCCACGGGACGAGCGTTAAAGACGCTTCTCTCTACTCCACTACACAGCCGTGCGTCATATGCGCTAAGATGATCATAAATGCCGGTATTAAAGAGATCGTGATATGCGGCGATTACCCCGATAAGATGTCTAAGGACCTGCTCCGTGAGGCGAAGATAAAGATTCGGGTGGTAAAGCAGTTATAA